The sequence ATCCTGCGCTTGAAAATCTTCCTGCACGGTGAACGGCTCTTCGGTGAAAGCGGCGGATTGCGGCATCTCCGCCTCTGTTTCTTCCACCTGCCCCGCTTCGCTTCCCTCCAGCATCGAATTCCCGCAGTGCGGGCAGAAAGTCGCTTCCGGCTGCACGGTTTCCCCGCAGGAGCGGCATGGGATTGAGTTTTTTTCCGGTTCTGATATTACCGGCCGCCGGTTTTCTTCCTTCGAGTTGAACGACGTCAGGAAATGGTAATAGTGATATGTCCCGTCCGTGCGGTTCATGTCGCTGGTGGCCTGGCTGACCGAGACGAAATCCACCTGATCGGAAAAGCGGCTGTGGGCGATCACCAGCGAAAGGTCCGCGACCGAGCAGATCACCCTGGGGCAGCCTTTCGAATAGTTATAGATCCCCACGAACCCGTCCTCACTGAACATCTCGCGTTCCTGAGGATTGCCCGCCATCCTCAGGCGATACCGGATCAGTTCCCTGGTGTCGTCCATGTCGAGGTTGCTCAGGAAAAAACGTACGGGCAGGCGCTGGTGGAACTCGGGCATCGCGCGGATGGCCTCATCCAGCGGCTTCTGACCCGAGAAGATAAACGTCAGCAGGAAAGCGTCCGAAACACAGAAGTTGAGCAGGATTCGCAGCTCCTGCAGCAGATCGGGACGGTGGCAGAGCATCTGCCCCTCGTCGAGCATCACCACGCATTTCTCGCCCTCCTGATGGCGTTTCAGCAGAAAAGCGCGCAGTTCATTGAGCACGATCAGCTTGTCTGTTGTGTTGGAGCCGACTCCCAACTGGCGGGCGATCTCGCTGACCATCTGGTTGACGGTCAGGGTGGGATGGTCGATAAACACTATCCGGCAGCGGCCATTGTAATAATCGCTCAACTCGCCGCGAAGCCGGGCCAACAGGCTGGTTTTGCCGTCTCCCGCGTTCTCGCTGACCAGTAATGCCCCACCCTTGTTGGAGACCACGGCGTACTTGAGACGAATCAGCCCCTCCTGGTGCTGACGGCTCATGTACAACATCTCGGGGTCCGGGGTCAGCGAAAACGGGGGCTTGTTCAAGCCCCAGTATTTAAGATATTCTGGCAGCATCGGTTCGCCGTCCGGCAGTCGTCCTTAAGGGACACTGAATCCTAATATTCTGGATTTCAGACAGTTAGTACAACAAATCCACCTATTTTATCCCAGATTGGCGGCTGCTGTCAAGCGGGCTGTTATCAATCGATTTGCGCATCCGTTCCACGAACTGGCGGTCGCATTCCCGTGAGCGGGTACGCTCTCCCAGCAGTGAAAACAGGTGGACGCAGGACAACAGGACTTCCGGGCTTGAAGACATATTGCACTCCTGAAGAGAGGTTCGGCATGAGATATCCGCAATCTTCATGCCAGTCAGAGCCGTCGCAACGCTTTTCCGCTTTTTACTGTTCATAGCTGGTGAATGCGTGTCGTTATCTCCTTGTCTCAGCCGCTCGCGGGATGTATAATTAAACGTCCGGTCGTATTGCCCAAACAAGTAAAACTATGAGGAATTAGATGAGCGACTCCCCTCTCTCTGTTGCCAGCAGCCAGGTGAAAAGCGCTGCGGATGAGAAGCAGGTATTGAATAACCTGCTGAAAATCCTGGTATCCAAGCGAGAGATAACCGAAAAGGATCTGGAAACTGTCCTAGAGATCACTATCCAGAAACTGGTGGAACTGGTCCAGGCCCAGGCGATTACGATTTACACGGTTGGCGACGACAACCTGATCCATTTTACGCATGCCTATTTCAGCGAGATGCTCTACAAGGGCGACAAAAAGCTGAAAAGCGCGTTCCAGAAAAAAGCCGACCACCTCCGCAAGCTCAAGCTGAAACGCGGTCAGGGTATCGTGGGCAAGGTGATCGAAACCTCCGAAACCTATATTTCGCTCGATACGCAGAACGACCCGAATTTCTTCAGCGGAGTTGACAAGGAAACTAATTTCCAGACCAAGAGCATGATCACCGTGCCGCTGATAACCGACGAGGTGATCGGCGCGGTGCAGATAATCAACAAGAACCCGCCCGATGGTCCCGAGATGTTCAACGAAAAGGACCGCCAGATTCTCGAGGAAGTCGCCGACTATTCGGCGAAAATCATCCAGAAAGTCCACAAGCCCGAAATCAAGATGACCGACACGGAGCTGGCCTACTACCTCAGCCGGCTCACCGATCACGAGTATTTCAAGATCGAGGACGATTTTGTGCCCGACGATAAGCTGATGAACCTCGTGGGCGAAAAGAACCTGAAAAAGTTCCTGATCCTCCCGATCAAGAAGATCGGTACGCAGTCGGTGGAGATCGCGATCAGCAACCCGGTGGATTTCGAGCGGATCGACAATTTCCGCTGGGCCACCAAGCTCGAAGTTGCTAAAATCGTGGTCAGCGCCGAGGCGCGGATCAAGAAGGTGATCGACGGGCTGTTCAAGAGCGAAGGCTCGGATATCGACGAGGTGGCCGCGCTGGTGGGCAGCGAGTACGGCACCGACGACGTGGAATCGGTTCAGCTCGACGAGGATGTCGATGAGGAAAGCACGCCGATCGTCCAGCTCGCCAACCGGATTATCGAGGACGCCTACACCCGCGGCGCCAGCGATATCCACGTGGAGCCGTTCGAGAAAGAGGTGCTGGTGCGCTACCGGGAGGACGGTATCTGCCGGGTGGCACTCAAACTGCCGCCCAACTCGCTCAGGGCGCTGATCAGCAGGCTCAAGATCATGTCCGGGCTGAATATCGCCGAGCGCCGGCTGCCCCAGGACGGCCGGATCAAGTTCAAGGAATTCACCCGCACCGGCATCGATATCGACCTTCGCGTGGCAGTGGGTCCGATGGTGTTCGGGGAAAAAGTGGTGATGCGCATCCTGGACAAGACCAGCACTTCGGTATCGCTGGACAAGATGGGATTCTCCGATTACAACCTCAAAATTTACGAAAAGATGATCAAGAGCCCATACGGCATGATCCTGCACGTGGGCCCCACCGGAAGCGGTAAAACCACCACTCTCTACGCCGCGCTGAACATGATCAACGATCCGGCGATCAATATCCAGACAGCCGAGGACCCGGTGGAGTACCAGCTGTTCGGGATCAACCAGATGCAGATGCGGCGGGAGATCGGCCTTACTTTCTCCGTGGCCCTGCGCTGTTACCTGCGGCAGGACCCCGACGTAATCCTCGTCGGTGAGATCCGCGACCTCGAAACCGCGGAAATCGCTATCGAGGCCTCGCTGACCGGCCACCTGCTGTTCAGCACCCTGCACACCAACGATGCGCCCGGCACGGTGACCCGTTTCCTCGATATGGGTATCCAGCCGTTCCTGGTTTCGAGTTCGCTGCTGGTGGTCTGCGCCCAGCGGCTGCTGCGCAGGCTGTGCCCCAAATGCAAGCAGGAGTACTCTCCCAATGACGAGGAGCTGCAGATGCTCGACGAGTACGCCGACGGGGCCACGCTGTTCAAGGCCAAGGGCTGCGACGCCTGTAACGGCAGCGGCTACAAGGGCAGGATCGGCACGCACGAGATCCTGATCATGAACGATGCGATCAAGGAACTGGTGCTCAAGAGCGTTTCCAGCGATGAAATCCGTGAAGCCGCGCTGGCAAACGGGATGATCCCGACCTTCAAGGACAGCCTGGGTAAAGCAGCACAGGGGATCACATCCACAGAGGAAGTCATGCGGGTGGTGCGGGCCTGAACAGGCCCGGAATCCGGTGAGAACAGCAAAGACCGCGTACGCTTATTGCCTGGACCTTTCGTCCAGCAGTTGCAGTACGCGGTTTTCGATTTGCGATGCGACTTCTTCTTTGGGCCGGGCCGAATCGATCACGACAATCCGCTCAGGCTCGATAGACGCTAACCTGAGAAAAGAGTTTCTGACTTCTTCGTGAAATTTATCTCCCTCCCGTTCGATCCGGTCAATATTTATGCGCTGATTGTCACTCGGCAGATGCAGCGACAGAGTTACCTGCTCCTCGAGGATCGCCCTTTCCTTGTTGCTTTTCGGCTCCATCCGTTTAAAGCCCAAGTCCGGGGTCAAATCGAGCAGAAAAGTGATATCTGGACGGGTACCGCTTATGGCAAATTCATTGAGCGCTTTGACTGTCTCGAATTCGATCCCTCTTGCCCCACCCTGGTATGCGTATGTGGAGTGGTAGAACCTGTCCGAAATAACAATTTTTCCCGCCGCCAGATTCGGAATAATTATTTCCTGCACCAGCTGCGCCCTGGCCGCAAGGAACAGCAACAGTTCAGTTTCCTGCGAAAGCTCTTTGTGCTCTTTCTCCAGAACGATACTTCTGATCCGCCCGCCGATTTTCGTACCGCCAGGGTCGTGAGTCTCGACTACATCGTATCCTTTTGCTTTTAGCTTTTTTCCCAAAATACCGATCTGCGTACTCTTGCCTACTCCCTCGCCACCCTCGACAGTGATGAAAATGCCTCTTTTCATAACTCCTCGATCATACTCAAAGAAAAACTAATTGTCGTCTTCCAGCGGGATGCCGTGGCCGGCCTTGTACACGTGGACTATCCGCTGGATCATGGTCAGGTTGGATACGATGGCGAGAAACCAGATCACGATATAGAGCATCAGGTGTCCCAGGATCGCCCCGAAGCCGAGATAAACTACCCGCTCGGGGCGCTGGAACAGGCCCACGCTGCAGGTGATCCCCAAGGCCTCGGCTTTCGAGCGGCAATAGCTGACCATCAGCGAACCGATAATCGCGGCGAAGATCACCCAGACCATCTCTATCCGGGCGCTGTCCAGATACAGGTACAGCAAGCCCATGTACACTATCATATCCGACAGGCGGTCCATGGTGGAGTCGAAAAACGAGCCGAACTTGCTGCTCGAACCAGTGGCGCGGGCCACCTTGCCGTCAATGATATCGAAAGTGCCGCTGAAAAGCAGGATAGCCCCGGCCCACTGCACCTCATCGATTGCAAACGCCAGCGCTGCTCCCACGGTAAAGAAGAACCCGATCGTGGTCACCAGGTTAGGCGATACGCGGTGGCGGATACAGAAACGAATCAGCGGGCTGATCAGGTCGATGTACCAGTGTATAATCAGCTTAGGAGTGAATCTCATCGTCCGGTTCAGCCTTCGAGCAGGGCGTCCAGTTTACCTTGCAAGGCGGACTCGCTGACAGCGCCAATCGAGACGTCGGCCGGCTGACCATCCTTGAAGAAAATAACCGTGGGAATGCTTCTGATTTCGAACTTCTGCGCCGTCTTGGGGTTTTCGTCCACATCGACCTTGTAAACGGCTACTTTAACGTCATTTGCGGCGGCGAACGAATCGAGCGCCGGAGCCATGTGCAGACACGGACCGCACCACGGAGCCCAGAAATCGACAACCGTAATCCCGGAGGAATCAGTCACCTTTTCATCAAAAGAGTCATCACCGACCGGCTGAGGTTTGTTCTCGGCCATAACCCACCACCTTTCTGCGGAAATATATACCTGTCACCAAACCCGGCAAATTGAGCTTGATTATGGATATCCGTGCAAAAACTCGTCCGGAACAGGTTCATATTATAATAAACAGTCCGGTCAAAAGCAATCCTAACCACACCCGATTAAGCACTTGCGCCGCTGCGAGCATTGACAAAGATATTCTGTCCCTGTTATGATATAACTACGGGCGGAAAGACATTCAAGGAGTCATAAATTCTATCCGCGGGCGGGAACAGGAGGGAGCGGGAGCCTTTCGTTATATAAATTTTACTATAACTACACCACAAGTGAAATAATATGCTGGTACGACTGGAGCAGATCTCGCCCCGGCTCGGGGATTTGGACTATAACTTTGAACAATGCCGGAAGCTGGCGGCAGACGCCGCCGGGGACGGGGCCGACCTGATCGTGTTCCCGGAGCTGGCCCTCAACGGCTACCTGCTCAAGGACATGGTTTCGCTCACCGGCTTGGAGCGGGATGACCCGAAAATCAAGGAACTGATCCGCTTGAGCGGCAAAATATCGATCCTGATCGGACTTGTGGAGCACGGCAGCGACCATTTTTACTACAACAGTGCCTTCTACCTGGAAAACGGCGAACTGGCCGGCTGCCACCGCAAGGGCCACCTGCCCACCTACGGTATGTTCGACGAGGGCCGGTATTTCAGCCCCGGCAACCGGACCCGGGCGATAAGTACGAAATTCTGCCGGTTGGGAGTCTTGATCTGCGAGGACGCCTGGCACCCGGTTAAC is a genomic window of Candidatus Glassbacteria bacterium containing:
- a CDS encoding GspE/PulE family protein, producing MSDSPLSVASSQVKSAADEKQVLNNLLKILVSKREITEKDLETVLEITIQKLVELVQAQAITIYTVGDDNLIHFTHAYFSEMLYKGDKKLKSAFQKKADHLRKLKLKRGQGIVGKVIETSETYISLDTQNDPNFFSGVDKETNFQTKSMITVPLITDEVIGAVQIINKNPPDGPEMFNEKDRQILEEVADYSAKIIQKVHKPEIKMTDTELAYYLSRLTDHEYFKIEDDFVPDDKLMNLVGEKNLKKFLILPIKKIGTQSVEIAISNPVDFERIDNFRWATKLEVAKIVVSAEARIKKVIDGLFKSEGSDIDEVAALVGSEYGTDDVESVQLDEDVDEESTPIVQLANRIIEDAYTRGASDIHVEPFEKEVLVRYREDGICRVALKLPPNSLRALISRLKIMSGLNIAERRLPQDGRIKFKEFTRTGIDIDLRVAVGPMVFGEKVVMRILDKTSTSVSLDKMGFSDYNLKIYEKMIKSPYGMILHVGPTGSGKTTTLYAALNMINDPAINIQTAEDPVEYQLFGINQMQMRREIGLTFSVALRCYLRQDPDVILVGEIRDLETAEIAIEASLTGHLLFSTLHTNDAPGTVTRFLDMGIQPFLVSSSLLVVCAQRLLRRLCPKCKQEYSPNDEELQMLDEYADGATLFKAKGCDACNGSGYKGRIGTHEILIMNDAIKELVLKSVSSDEIREAALANGMIPTFKDSLGKAAQGITSTEEVMRVVRA
- a CDS encoding CDP-alcohol phosphatidyltransferase family protein, whose product is MRFTPKLIIHWYIDLISPLIRFCIRHRVSPNLVTTIGFFFTVGAALAFAIDEVQWAGAILLFSGTFDIIDGKVARATGSSSKFGSFFDSTMDRLSDMIVYMGLLYLYLDSARIEMVWVIFAAIIGSLMVSYCRSKAEALGITCSVGLFQRPERVVYLGFGAILGHLMLYIVIWFLAIVSNLTMIQRIVHVYKAGHGIPLEDDN
- the trxA gene encoding thioredoxin, which codes for MAENKPQPVGDDSFDEKVTDSSGITVVDFWAPWCGPCLHMAPALDSFAAANDVKVAVYKVDVDENPKTAQKFEIRSIPTVIFFKDGQPADVSIGAVSESALQGKLDALLEG
- the tmk gene encoding dTMP kinase — protein: MKRGIFITVEGGEGVGKSTQIGILGKKLKAKGYDVVETHDPGGTKIGGRIRSIVLEKEHKELSQETELLLFLAARAQLVQEIIIPNLAAGKIVISDRFYHSTYAYQGGARGIEFETVKALNEFAISGTRPDITFLLDLTPDLGFKRMEPKSNKERAILEEQVTLSLHLPSDNQRINIDRIEREGDKFHEEVRNSFLRLASIEPERIVVIDSARPKEEVASQIENRVLQLLDERSRQ